A stretch of Streptomyces vietnamensis DNA encodes these proteins:
- a CDS encoding excalibur calcium-binding domain-containing protein encodes MSLDKAGKGDEGNERGKGDTGPVREESRWRRPGVVVLCLVLLPPLGIILAWRSRWSPGRKVLATVLSGVWFVAMGTSEPPADKPAVADAKPQVGKFPSYTPYTPYTPTPTPLVRRVVADYTGQNLETASQAAYEAGFRARSHDATEDDKMQLVDGNWKVCFQEPAAGETATTEEGRRARIEFAVVEKSSPCPARDGEAVVFPKVPNVVGKTFAAGSAVLRKAGLSEIRGDSVYTDVDLAARHDDWRICFQDPEAGEDIERPEYMSVRLSLARPGLSCPSEDYAQLNPDPDPNRHGGGSGGSGSGGSGGSSGGGGSSGGGGAAYYKNCDAVRAAGKAPIYAGQPGYRSGLDRDGDGKACDWS; translated from the coding sequence GTGTCGCTGGACAAGGCGGGCAAGGGGGACGAGGGGAACGAGCGGGGCAAGGGGGACACGGGGCCGGTTCGCGAGGAGTCGCGGTGGCGGCGGCCCGGGGTCGTCGTCCTCTGTCTCGTCCTCCTGCCGCCCCTGGGCATCATCCTTGCCTGGCGCAGCCGTTGGTCGCCGGGGCGGAAGGTGCTCGCGACGGTGCTGTCCGGCGTCTGGTTCGTGGCCATGGGCACGAGCGAGCCGCCGGCGGACAAGCCGGCGGTGGCCGACGCCAAGCCGCAGGTCGGCAAGTTCCCGTCCTACACCCCGTACACCCCGTACACCCCCACGCCGACTCCCCTCGTGCGCCGGGTCGTCGCCGACTACACCGGCCAGAACCTGGAGACCGCCTCGCAGGCGGCGTACGAGGCCGGGTTCCGGGCGCGTTCGCACGACGCCACCGAGGACGACAAGATGCAGCTCGTCGACGGCAACTGGAAGGTCTGCTTCCAGGAGCCGGCCGCCGGGGAGACCGCCACGACCGAGGAAGGACGCAGGGCCCGGATCGAGTTCGCCGTCGTCGAGAAGAGCAGCCCCTGTCCGGCGCGGGACGGCGAGGCCGTCGTCTTCCCCAAGGTGCCGAACGTCGTCGGCAAGACCTTCGCGGCCGGCTCCGCCGTGCTCCGGAAGGCGGGCCTCAGTGAGATCCGCGGCGACAGCGTGTACACGGACGTCGACCTGGCGGCCCGTCACGACGACTGGCGGATCTGCTTCCAGGACCCGGAGGCGGGCGAGGACATCGAGCGGCCGGAGTACATGTCCGTACGGCTCTCCCTCGCCCGGCCCGGCCTCTCCTGCCCGTCCGAGGACTACGCGCAGCTGAACCCGGACCCGGACCCGAATCGCCACGGCGGCGGCAGCGGAGGCTCCGGTTCCGGAGGTTCCGGCGGCTCCAGCGGCGGTGGCGGCTCCAGTGGCGGTGGCGGCGCCGCCTACTACAAGAACTGCGACGCCGTCCGCGCCGCCGGCAAGGCCCCCATCTACGCCGGCCAGCCCGGCTACCGCTCGGGTCTCGACCGCGACGGCGACGGCAAGGCCTGCGACTGGTCCTGA
- a CDS encoding DUF1203 domain-containing protein has translation MNTYFARPIAPSALARLRVTDDAGRACVPYTATDGGHPLRCCLRLSEPGERIALVSYAPLRRWAAETGATPGAYDEQGPVFIHAEDCGGPAPSEEYPFSRTGALRTLRRYDTAGRIVGGRLLELPETPAEGFDKALAEAFADPAVALVHVRAVEYGCFHFEVRRP, from the coding sequence ATGAACACGTACTTCGCCCGGCCCATCGCCCCCTCCGCCCTCGCCCGGCTCCGCGTCACCGACGACGCCGGCCGCGCCTGCGTGCCGTACACCGCCACCGACGGCGGCCACCCCCTCCGCTGCTGCCTGCGCCTCTCCGAGCCCGGCGAGCGGATCGCCCTCGTCTCGTACGCGCCGCTCCGCCGCTGGGCCGCCGAGACGGGTGCCACGCCGGGCGCGTACGACGAGCAGGGCCCCGTCTTCATCCACGCCGAGGACTGCGGCGGGCCCGCGCCCTCGGAGGAGTACCCCTTCTCCCGTACCGGCGCGCTCCGTACCCTCCGCCGCTACGACACGGCCGGCCGGATCGTCGGGGGCCGGCTCCTGGAGCTCCCCGAGACCCCCGCCGAGGGCTTCGACAAGGCGCTCGCCGAGGCCTTCGCCGACCCGGCCGTCGCCCTCGTGCACGTGCGGGCCGTCGAGTACGGCTGCTTCCACTTCGAGGTCCGGCGCCCCTGA
- the ddaH gene encoding dimethylargininase — MRTTPRTSSPRRYLMCPPTHFTVTYSINPWMDPTKPVDLPLALAQWEDLRDRYRSLGHTVELLEPDPALPDMVFAANGATVVEGRVLGAKFAHQERAAEADAHLSWFRRNGWPDDAVRAPEHVNEGEGDFAVTASWILAGRGFRSSPLSHDEAQEFFGRPVIGLELVDPRYYHLDTALCVLDDARDEVMYYPDAFSPGSRKVLARLFPDALIATGTDAAALGLNAVSDGRNVLLPQAAVGLFDPLRARGFEPVGMDLGELLKGGGSVKCCTQELRP; from the coding sequence TTGCGCACCACTCCGCGCACGTCCTCGCCCCGCCGTTATCTGATGTGCCCACCCACGCACTTCACGGTGACGTACTCCATCAACCCCTGGATGGACCCCACGAAACCGGTCGACCTGCCGCTCGCCCTCGCCCAGTGGGAGGACCTGCGCGACCGCTACCGCTCGCTCGGCCACACCGTGGAGCTCCTGGAGCCCGACCCGGCGCTGCCGGACATGGTCTTCGCGGCGAACGGCGCGACGGTCGTCGAGGGCCGGGTCCTCGGCGCGAAGTTCGCCCACCAGGAGCGCGCGGCCGAGGCCGACGCCCATCTGTCCTGGTTCCGCAGGAACGGTTGGCCGGACGACGCCGTGCGGGCCCCGGAGCACGTGAACGAGGGCGAGGGCGACTTCGCCGTCACCGCCTCCTGGATCCTCGCCGGCCGCGGCTTCCGCTCCAGCCCGCTCTCCCACGACGAGGCGCAGGAGTTCTTCGGCCGCCCGGTGATCGGCCTGGAGCTGGTGGACCCGCGCTACTACCACCTGGACACGGCACTGTGCGTCCTGGACGACGCCCGGGACGAGGTCATGTACTACCCGGACGCCTTCTCGCCCGGCAGCCGCAAGGTGCTCGCCCGGCTCTTCCCGGACGCCCTGATCGCGACGGGGACGGACGCCGCCGCCCTCGGCCTCAACGCGGTCAGCGACGGCCGGAACGTCCTGCTGCCGCAGGCCGCGGTGGGTCTCTTCGACCCGCTCCGCGCCCGCGGCTTCGAACCGGTCGGCATGGACCTGGGCGAACTCCTCAAGGGCGGCGGCAGCGTGAAGTGCTGCACCCAGGAGCTGCGGCCCTAG
- a CDS encoding alkaline phosphatase D family protein, which produces MTHVRHSEELRAAARHFGRRRFLTVTGAAAALAFATQLPAAGAAAAAELDARRVAEDPFTLGVASGDPLPSSVLLWTRLAPRPFEPEGGLPAERVSVHWELAHDERFTRTVRRGLAIAHPEFRHAVHVEVEHLDSDRVFFYRFRVGDWTSPVGRTRTAPAPGARNSELKLAAVSCQAYHDGYFTAYGHLAQEDVDVVFHLGDYLYEYAVNATGGARAYTDRRLPDLFNRETLTLEDYRLRYALYKSDPDLRAAHAAHPFVVTWDDHETENNYAGDIPENGVPPEEFLLRRAAAYRAYWEHQPLRRPQQPEGPDMKLYRRLRFGRLAQFDILDTRQYRSDQAYGDGWQVPGPESEDPARTLTGAAQERWLLDGWQASDARWNVLPQQVVLSERRDRSTADFKLSMDSWDGYPASRQRILAGAEAAGVENLMVLTGDVHVGYGLDIKADFRDPGSQTLGTEIVATSISSGKDGADRPSNHDRLMQANPHLRFFNGRRGYVTVALGEESARADFRTVPYVTRPGAPVTTAASYVTEAGDPGLKPA; this is translated from the coding sequence ATGACCCACGTACGCCATTCCGAGGAACTCCGCGCCGCCGCACGCCACTTCGGCCGCCGGCGGTTCCTGACCGTCACCGGCGCCGCCGCCGCGCTCGCCTTCGCCACCCAGCTGCCGGCGGCCGGCGCCGCGGCCGCCGCCGAACTCGACGCCCGGCGTGTCGCCGAGGACCCGTTCACCCTCGGCGTCGCCTCGGGCGACCCGCTCCCGAGCTCCGTACTGCTCTGGACGCGGCTCGCGCCCCGCCCCTTCGAGCCCGAGGGCGGACTGCCCGCCGAGCGGGTCTCCGTGCACTGGGAGCTCGCCCACGACGAGCGGTTCACCCGGACCGTCCGGCGCGGCCTGGCCATCGCGCACCCGGAGTTCCGGCACGCCGTCCACGTCGAGGTCGAGCACCTCGACTCCGACCGCGTGTTCTTCTACCGCTTCCGCGTCGGCGACTGGACCAGTCCGGTGGGGCGGACCCGTACGGCCCCGGCACCCGGCGCGCGGAACAGCGAACTGAAGCTCGCCGCCGTCTCCTGCCAGGCCTACCACGACGGGTACTTCACGGCCTACGGCCACCTCGCGCAGGAGGACGTCGACGTCGTCTTCCACCTCGGCGACTACCTGTACGAGTACGCCGTCAACGCCACCGGCGGCGCCCGCGCCTACACCGACCGCCGGCTTCCCGACCTGTTCAACCGGGAGACCCTCACCCTGGAGGACTACCGGCTCCGCTACGCGCTCTACAAGTCCGACCCCGACCTGCGCGCCGCGCACGCCGCCCACCCCTTCGTCGTCACCTGGGACGACCACGAGACCGAGAACAACTACGCGGGCGACATCCCCGAGAACGGCGTCCCGCCGGAGGAGTTCCTGCTCCGCCGCGCCGCCGCCTACCGCGCGTACTGGGAGCACCAGCCCCTGCGCCGCCCCCAGCAGCCCGAGGGCCCCGACATGAAGCTGTACCGGCGGCTGCGCTTCGGGCGGCTCGCCCAGTTCGACATCCTCGACACCCGCCAGTACCGCTCCGACCAGGCGTACGGGGACGGCTGGCAGGTCCCGGGGCCCGAGTCCGAGGACCCGGCGCGCACCCTGACCGGTGCCGCGCAGGAGCGCTGGCTGCTCGACGGCTGGCAGGCCTCCGACGCCCGCTGGAACGTGCTGCCGCAGCAGGTCGTCCTCTCCGAGCGCCGCGACCGCTCCACCGCCGACTTCAAGCTCTCCATGGACTCCTGGGACGGCTACCCGGCCTCCCGGCAGCGGATCCTCGCCGGGGCGGAGGCCGCCGGCGTCGAGAACCTGATGGTGCTCACCGGAGACGTCCACGTCGGCTACGGCCTGGACATCAAGGCCGACTTCCGCGACCCCGGCTCCCAGACCCTCGGCACCGAGATCGTCGCCACCTCGATCTCCAGCGGCAAGGACGGCGCCGACCGGCCCTCGAACCACGACCGGCTCATGCAGGCCAACCCGCACCTGAGGTTCTTCAACGGGCGGCGCGGCTATGTCACGGTCGCGCTCGGCGAGGAGAGCGCCCGCGCCGACTTCCGTACGGTCCCGTACGTGACCCGGCCGGGCGCCCCCGTCACCACCGCCGCCTCCTACGTCACCGAGGCGGGCGACCCGGGCCTCAAGCCCGCGTAG
- a CDS encoding SDR family oxidoreductase, with translation MGHASRVRCAPMSIAVVTGAGSGIGRSVALALAAAGWSVALAGRRAEALEETAASLPTGDFLAVPTDVTSEEEVAALFTAVRDRWGRVDLLFNNAGTFAGGGVPVEDLDPATWRAVVDVNLTGAFLCAQAAFRAMKEQDPQGGRIINNGSISAHVPRPHSIAYTATKHAMTGLTKSLSLDGRPYRIACGQIDIGNAATEMTARMQTGILQADGQLAVEPVMDAADVAATVVHMAALPLEANVQFATVMATTMPYIGRG, from the coding sequence ATGGGGCACGCGTCTCGCGTACGCTGCGCGCCCATGAGCATCGCAGTGGTGACGGGAGCCGGTTCGGGCATCGGCCGGAGCGTGGCGCTGGCCCTCGCGGCGGCCGGCTGGTCGGTGGCCCTGGCGGGCCGCAGGGCGGAGGCCCTGGAGGAGACGGCGGCGTCCCTGCCGACGGGCGACTTCCTGGCCGTCCCGACGGACGTGACCTCGGAAGAGGAGGTCGCCGCCCTCTTCACGGCGGTGCGGGACCGCTGGGGCCGGGTCGACCTGCTCTTCAACAACGCCGGTACGTTCGCGGGCGGCGGCGTCCCCGTCGAGGACCTGGACCCGGCGACCTGGCGCGCGGTCGTCGACGTGAACCTGACGGGCGCGTTCCTGTGCGCCCAGGCCGCCTTCCGGGCCATGAAGGAGCAGGACCCGCAGGGCGGCCGGATCATCAACAACGGCTCGATCTCGGCGCACGTGCCACGCCCGCACTCGATCGCGTACACGGCGACGAAGCACGCGATGACGGGCCTGACGAAGTCCCTGTCGCTCGACGGCCGCCCGTACCGGATCGCCTGCGGCCAGATCGACATCGGCAACGCGGCGACGGAGATGACGGCCCGCATGCAGACCGGCATCCTCCAGGCCGACGGTCAGCTGGCGGTGGAGCCGGTGATGGACGCGGCGGACGTGGCGGCGACGGTGGTGCACATGGCGGCGCTGCCGCTGGAGGCGAACGTGCAGTTCGCGACGGTGATGGCGACGACGATGCCGTACATCGGCCGGGGGTAG
- a CDS encoding small ribosomal subunit Rsm22 family protein: protein MNASAPSADSLRAALAALLDGLPPNRAAQAVERLIANYRGTTPTDAPVLRDRSDVAAYAAYRMPATFEAVRGALYALREAAPDWEPRSHTDVGGGTGAASWAVAEAWEGAPPRTTVLDWAEPALTLGRELAAGVFDAEWRRERIGAALNLPASDLVTVSYVLKELTEADRTALVTEAARAAQAVVIVEPGTPDGYERIIAARTQLIEAGFTVAAPCPHSGACPIVPGTDWCHFSARVSRSSLHRKVKGGSLPYEDEKYAYVVAVLPQALGFARAGGTPLPVTPAASRIIRRPQIRKGQVLLELCGPEGLGRDTVTKRHGPLYKQARDAEWGDAWPPEDED, encoded by the coding sequence GTGAACGCCTCCGCTCCCTCCGCCGACTCCCTGCGCGCCGCCCTCGCCGCGCTCCTCGACGGGCTGCCGCCCAACCGGGCCGCGCAGGCCGTCGAGCGGCTGATCGCCAACTACCGGGGCACCACCCCGACGGACGCCCCCGTGCTGCGCGACCGCTCCGACGTCGCCGCGTACGCCGCGTACCGGATGCCGGCGACCTTCGAGGCGGTACGGGGCGCCCTGTACGCCCTGCGGGAGGCGGCGCCCGACTGGGAGCCGCGCAGCCACACCGACGTCGGCGGCGGCACGGGCGCGGCGAGCTGGGCCGTCGCCGAGGCCTGGGAGGGCGCGCCGCCCCGCACCACCGTCCTGGACTGGGCGGAGCCCGCCCTCACGCTCGGCCGCGAGCTGGCGGCCGGGGTCTTCGACGCCGAGTGGCGGCGCGAGCGGATCGGCGCGGCGCTGAACCTGCCCGCATCCGACCTGGTCACCGTCTCGTACGTCCTCAAGGAGCTGACCGAGGCGGACAGGACGGCGCTCGTCACCGAGGCGGCCCGCGCCGCGCAGGCCGTCGTGATCGTCGAGCCCGGCACCCCCGACGGCTACGAGCGGATCATCGCGGCCCGTACGCAGCTGATCGAGGCCGGCTTCACCGTCGCCGCGCCCTGCCCGCACAGCGGGGCCTGCCCGATCGTGCCCGGCACGGACTGGTGCCACTTCTCCGCCCGGGTCAGCCGCTCCTCGCTGCACCGGAAGGTGAAGGGCGGTTCGCTGCCGTACGAGGACGAGAAATACGCGTACGTCGTCGCCGTCCTCCCCCAAGCTCTCGGCTTCGCTCGAGCAGGGGGGACCCCCCTCCCGGTGACCCCGGCGGCCTCCCGCATCATCCGCAGGCCGCAGATCCGCAAGGGCCAGGTGCTGCTCGAGCTCTGCGGGCCCGAGGGCCTCGGCCGCGACACGGTCACCAAGCGGCACGGGCCCCTGTACAAGCAGGCCCGTGACGCGGAGTGGGGCGACGCCTGGCCGCCGGAGGACGAGGACTAG
- a CDS encoding TetR/AcrR family transcriptional regulator, producing MSASRPAKAAPDASRRSERSRRAIFDAALALVSETGYAKTTIEGIAARAGVGKQTIYRWWPSKAAVLLDAFLDLAARANEALGGDADSEIPDTGDLAADLKHVLRATVDELNDPAFDAPTRALAAEGIVDPELGARFTEALLEPQLRYYVRRLEAARAKGDIDPDADLRIAVELLVGPLHHRWLHRTGPLTHAYADALVDHALRGLAPRT from the coding sequence ATGTCCGCGTCCAGGCCCGCCAAGGCCGCCCCCGACGCCTCCCGCCGCAGCGAGCGCTCCCGCCGCGCCATCTTCGACGCCGCCCTCGCCCTCGTCTCCGAGACCGGCTACGCGAAGACCACCATCGAGGGCATCGCCGCCCGCGCCGGCGTCGGCAAGCAGACCATCTACCGCTGGTGGCCCTCCAAGGCGGCCGTCCTCCTCGACGCCTTCCTCGACCTCGCGGCCCGCGCGAACGAGGCGCTCGGAGGCGACGCCGACAGTGAGATCCCCGACACCGGGGACCTCGCCGCCGACCTCAAGCACGTCCTGCGCGCCACCGTCGACGAGCTGAACGACCCCGCCTTCGACGCCCCCACCCGCGCCCTCGCCGCCGAGGGAATCGTCGACCCCGAGCTCGGCGCCCGCTTCACCGAGGCCCTCCTCGAACCCCAGCTCCGGTACTACGTCCGCCGTCTCGAGGCCGCCCGGGCCAAGGGCGACATCGACCCCGACGCCGACCTCCGGATCGCCGTCGAACTCCTCGTCGGACCGCTCCACCACCGCTGGCTCCACCGCACCGGACCGCTCACCCACGCCTACGCCGACGCCCTCGTCGACCACGCCCTGCGCGGACTCGCCCCGCGCACCTGA
- a CDS encoding Bcr/CflA family multidrug efflux MFS transporter, whose protein sequence is MPESGQKTTQGHITETAPVATAARRTGLLVTLVLGGLTALPPLSMDMYLPALPEVTGALRAPAATVQLTLTACLAGMALGQLVVGPMSDKWGRRRPLLIGMLVYVLATAVCALAPTAELLIGFRLLQGLAGAAGIVIARAVVRDLYDGVEMARFFSTLMLISGVAPIIAPLIGGQILRLTDWRGVFHVLTVIGVLLTVVVWRFLHETLPAERRHEGGVGEALRTMRGLLADRVFTGYMLTGGLAFAALFAYISASPFVVQEIYGASPQTFSLLFGLNSIGLVAVGQINGKLLVGRVSLDKALGFGLGTILLAGLALTLMTTGVLGKVGLAPVAAGLFVLMSAMGLAMPNTNAQALMRTPHAAGSASALLGTSSFLIGAVASPLVGIAGEHTAVPMAVVQLGCAVLALACFLGLCRPWRTTEARRTAKPRADEPA, encoded by the coding sequence ATGCCGGAGAGCGGCCAGAAAACAACACAGGGACACATAACCGAAACCGCCCCCGTCGCCACCGCCGCCCGGCGGACGGGGCTCCTCGTCACCCTCGTCCTGGGCGGGCTCACCGCCCTCCCCCCGCTCTCCATGGACATGTACCTCCCGGCACTGCCGGAGGTCACCGGCGCGCTGCGGGCCCCCGCCGCCACCGTGCAGCTCACCCTCACCGCCTGCCTCGCCGGCATGGCCCTCGGCCAGCTCGTCGTCGGCCCCATGAGCGACAAGTGGGGGCGCCGCCGCCCGCTGCTCATCGGCATGCTCGTGTACGTCCTCGCCACCGCCGTCTGCGCCCTCGCGCCCACCGCCGAACTGCTCATCGGCTTCCGGCTGCTCCAGGGCCTCGCCGGCGCCGCCGGCATCGTCATCGCCCGCGCCGTCGTCCGCGACCTCTACGACGGCGTCGAGATGGCCCGCTTCTTCTCCACCCTGATGCTGATCTCCGGCGTCGCCCCGATCATCGCCCCCCTCATCGGCGGCCAGATCCTCCGGCTCACCGACTGGCGGGGCGTCTTCCACGTCCTCACCGTGATCGGCGTCCTGCTCACCGTCGTCGTCTGGCGCTTCCTCCACGAGACGCTGCCCGCCGAGCGGCGGCACGAGGGCGGGGTCGGGGAGGCCCTGCGCACCATGCGCGGACTCCTCGCCGACCGGGTCTTCACCGGCTACATGCTGACCGGCGGCCTCGCCTTCGCCGCCCTCTTCGCGTACATCAGCGCGTCCCCGTTCGTGGTGCAGGAGATCTACGGCGCCTCCCCGCAGACCTTCAGCCTGCTCTTCGGCCTCAACTCCATCGGGCTCGTCGCCGTCGGCCAGATCAACGGCAAGCTCCTCGTCGGCCGCGTCAGCCTCGACAAGGCCCTCGGCTTCGGCCTCGGCACCATCCTGCTCGCCGGCCTCGCGCTCACCCTCATGACCACCGGCGTCCTCGGCAAGGTCGGCCTCGCCCCCGTCGCCGCCGGACTCTTCGTCCTGATGTCCGCGATGGGCCTGGCCATGCCCAACACCAACGCCCAGGCCCTGATGCGCACCCCGCACGCCGCCGGCTCCGCCTCCGCGCTCCTCGGCACCTCCTCCTTCCTCATCGGCGCCGTCGCCTCCCCGCTCGTCGGCATCGCCGGCGAGCACACCGCCGTCCCGATGGCGGTCGTCCAGCTCGGCTGCGCCGTCCTGGCCCTCGCCTGCTTCCTGGGCCTGTGCCGCCCCTGGCGCACGACGGAAGCCCGGCGCACGGCGAAACCCCGGGCCGACGAGCCCGCCTAG
- a CDS encoding Gfo/Idh/MocA family protein, with amino-acid sequence MGDRVRWGILATGGIAERFTKDLLALEGAEVVAVASRTEASAKAFADRFGIPRAYGEWAGLFADESVDVVYVATPHHAHRTASGLALEAGKAVLCEKALTLNAREAEELTALARDRGLFLMEAMWMYCNPLIRRIAELVRGGAIGEVRTVQADFGLLGPFDAGHRLRDPAVGGGALLDLGVYPVSFAQLLLGEPSAVHAHARISPEGVDLNTGMLLGWDSGASALLSCSLEADTPLTASVTGTEGRIDVPRGFFFPERFTLRRNGHEPEEFVSTDDPLSFRHEAAEVMRCLRAGETESPLVPLDGSLAVMRTLDAVRDRIGVRYPSELAATRA; translated from the coding sequence ATGGGTGACAGGGTGCGCTGGGGGATCCTGGCGACGGGCGGCATAGCGGAACGGTTCACCAAAGACCTGCTGGCGCTCGAAGGCGCCGAGGTGGTCGCGGTGGCGTCCCGTACGGAGGCCTCGGCGAAGGCCTTCGCGGACCGGTTCGGGATTCCGCGGGCGTACGGGGAGTGGGCCGGGCTCTTCGCCGACGAGTCCGTCGACGTGGTGTACGTGGCGACTCCGCATCACGCGCACCGCACGGCCTCCGGCCTCGCCCTTGAGGCGGGCAAGGCGGTGCTCTGCGAGAAGGCTCTCACACTCAACGCCCGCGAGGCGGAGGAACTGACGGCTCTCGCCCGGGACCGCGGCCTCTTCCTCATGGAGGCCATGTGGATGTACTGCAACCCGCTGATCCGGCGGATCGCGGAACTGGTCCGCGGCGGGGCGATCGGCGAGGTCCGCACGGTCCAGGCGGACTTCGGGCTCCTGGGCCCCTTCGACGCCGGCCACCGGCTGCGGGACCCGGCGGTGGGCGGCGGGGCGCTGCTCGACCTCGGGGTGTACCCGGTGTCGTTCGCGCAGCTGCTGCTCGGCGAGCCGTCGGCGGTGCACGCGCACGCGCGGATCTCGCCGGAGGGCGTCGACCTGAACACGGGCATGCTGCTGGGCTGGGACTCGGGCGCCTCGGCGCTGCTGTCCTGCTCGCTGGAGGCGGACACTCCGCTGACGGCCTCGGTGACGGGCACGGAGGGCCGGATCGACGTCCCGCGCGGCTTCTTCTTCCCCGAGCGGTTCACCCTGCGCCGCAACGGCCACGAGCCGGAGGAGTTCGTGTCGACGGACGACCCGCTCTCCTTCCGGCACGAGGCCGCCGAGGTGATGCGCTGTCTGCGGGCGGGCGAGACGGAGTCCCCGCTCGTCCCCCTGGACGGTTCGCTCGCCGTGATGCGGACGCTCGACGCGGTACGGGACCGCATCGGCGTCCGCTATCCCTCCGAGCTCGCGGCTACGCGGGCTTGA
- a CDS encoding bifunctional DNA primase/polymerase: MGDGIGRYRGTESRLAQWLRRRPKRTAADDENDREKLLLATAAAGLPLAPAAYPVGYSCSCERIGCPTPARHPVSFAWQTQSTTDRAQIERWARNEPEANFITATGMVHDVLDVPLAAGRAALERLLAEGVEVGPVAESADVDTVGGRMLFFTATRGTPEDEDEWWPCELDCHPETMDEHPGLRWHCRGSYVLVPPARLPGDEDAHPVVAWLRGPEHPLPDPLNLLEALQDACARHAAEREADGGHTAHEIAWPMTR; encoded by the coding sequence ATGGGCGACGGCATCGGCCGCTACCGCGGCACGGAGAGCAGACTCGCACAGTGGCTGCGCAGGCGCCCCAAACGCACCGCGGCCGACGACGAGAACGACCGCGAGAAGCTGCTCCTGGCCACCGCCGCCGCCGGGCTGCCCCTGGCCCCCGCCGCGTACCCCGTCGGCTACAGCTGTTCCTGTGAGCGGATCGGCTGTCCCACCCCCGCCCGGCACCCCGTCTCCTTCGCCTGGCAGACGCAGTCGACCACCGACCGCGCGCAGATCGAGCGCTGGGCGCGGAACGAGCCCGAGGCGAACTTCATCACCGCCACCGGCATGGTCCACGACGTCCTCGACGTGCCCCTCGCCGCCGGCCGCGCCGCCCTCGAGCGCCTCCTCGCCGAGGGCGTCGAGGTCGGGCCCGTCGCCGAGTCCGCCGACGTCGACACGGTCGGCGGCCGGATGCTCTTCTTCACCGCCACCCGCGGCACCCCCGAGGACGAGGACGAGTGGTGGCCGTGTGAGCTGGACTGCCACCCGGAGACGATGGACGAGCACCCGGGGCTGCGCTGGCACTGCCGCGGCAGCTACGTCCTCGTACCGCCGGCCCGGCTCCCCGGCGACGAGGACGCCCACCCGGTCGTCGCCTGGCTCCGCGGCCCCGAGCACCCGCTGCCCGACCCGCTGAACCTCCTGGAGGCCCTCCAGGACGCCTGCGCCCGCCACGCGGCCGAGCGCGAGGCGGACGGGGGGCACACGGCCCACGAGATCGCCTGGCCGATGACCCGCTGA
- a CDS encoding VOC family protein, translated as MSRHFQVTFDAHDPRALSSFWRDALGYVHPGPPGVELPEGADPLAAWDEFLARIGVPEEQRNTRSAIEDPDGEGPRVFFQQVPEGKVAKNRVHLDVRAAPGLRGDERMAALEAECDRLVGLGAKRVRRFEPAPPMSGGHIVMTDPEGNEFCLD; from the coding sequence ATGAGCCGTCATTTCCAGGTCACCTTCGACGCCCACGACCCCCGGGCCCTTTCGTCCTTCTGGCGCGACGCGTTGGGATACGTCCACCCCGGGCCGCCCGGAGTGGAGCTGCCCGAGGGCGCCGATCCGCTGGCCGCCTGGGACGAGTTCCTCGCGCGGATCGGCGTACCGGAGGAGCAGCGCAACACGCGGTCGGCCATCGAGGACCCGGACGGCGAGGGCCCCCGCGTGTTCTTCCAGCAGGTGCCCGAGGGCAAGGTCGCCAAGAACCGCGTCCACCTCGACGTCCGTGCCGCTCCCGGGCTTCGGGGGGACGAGCGGATGGCGGCCCTCGAGGCCGAGTGCGACCGGCTCGTCGGGCTCGGGGCGAAGCGGGTGCGCCGCTTCGAGCCCGCCCCGCCGATGAGCGGCGGCCACATCGTGATGACCGACCCCGAGGGCAACGAGTTCTGCCTCGACTGA